The proteins below are encoded in one region of Methanosarcina barkeri 3:
- the nifU gene encoding Fe-S cluster assembly scaffold protein NifU yields the protein MDYSLKVMDHFSNPRNMGSIEDSDGVGEVGNAKCGDIMKIYLKVENDRISDVKFQTFGCGAAIASSSMATEMIKGKTLEEAWKLSNKAVAEALDGLPPIKMHCSMLAEEAIHEAINDYLKKKGIEPWDE from the coding sequence ATGGACTACAGCCTTAAAGTAATGGATCATTTTTCAAATCCGAGAAACATGGGGAGTATTGAGGACAGTGACGGTGTAGGAGAGGTTGGAAATGCGAAGTGCGGAGATATAATGAAAATCTACCTCAAGGTTGAGAATGATAGGATTTCAGACGTTAAGTTTCAAACCTTCGGGTGCGGAGCTGCAATTGCATCAAGCAGTATGGCAACTGAAATGATTAAGGGAAAAACCCTGGAAGAGGCCTGGAAACTTTCAAATAAAGCTGTTGCAGAAGCTCTTGACGGACTTCCTCCGATAAAAATGCACTGTTCAATGCTGGCAGAAGAAGCAATACATGAGGCAATTAATGATTATCTAAAGAAAAAAGGGATTGAGCCGTGGGATGAATAA